The DNA sequence CTGCGGTGCCCCCGCCGCCTTCGTCGCGCGCGCCACCGGCGAGCACCCGACCCGGTGGGCACGGGCCCGGCCCCGCTGTCCTCGGCGCCGCTTTTCCCTAAGGCCACCCATTCACCCGGCAGACCATCAAGGCCACATCAAGGCCGCACAGCAGACCGGCGTTCTAAAATACGGCCCAGCCCAACCGGTAAGCGGGGACGAGCCCGGCGAATGACGGGGCGAGGCGGCAGGCGGAGCGGCCTTGGAACGACCGGACACGCCGGGGCGTCTCGGGAAACCGCCCACGCGAGGCGCGTCAGCACGGAGTCCCCGGGGAAGGCCGCCGGAAAGACGAAAAAACGATCCCGACCGGGGAGGCCGAAGGCCCCCGATCGGGATCGTCTCTGAATCGAGTGGAGCTATGGGGATTCGAACCCCAGACCTCCTCCATGCCATGGAGGCGCGCTACCAGCTGCGCCATAGCCCCTTGTTTCGTCTCCCAGCATACCCGACCAGCGGAGTGCTCGGCACACTTACGGCGGCCGCGGGCTCGGGGGCAGACGGGCAGACCGTAGCCGGCTCCAGCCGCCACTGCCGGCAGGCGTGCCGAGCCAGGACCACTGCCGGACGTCGACGCCGTCTGCGGTGCCGCAGTTCGCGACGACGACATCATGCCTGGTATGCCCCGGCCAGTGCGCTCAACACGGCGGAGCAGCCCGCGTCGACGGTGAGCGCGGCGAGCGCGTCCGAACGGGTGGGGCCGCGGTTGACGATCACCACGGGCTTGCCCTGGTCGGCCGCGCGCTTGACGAACCGGCGGCCCGACAGCACGGTGAGCGACGAACCCGCGACGAGCAGGGCCTCGGCGTCGTCGACGAGCCGGTAGCCCGCCAGCACGCGCTCGGTGGGCACGTTCTCGCCGAAATAGACGATGTCGGGCTTGAGCATCCCCCCGCAGCCCGCGCAGTCGGCCACGGTGAAACCGCGCGTCGACGCGAGCACCGCGTCGGCGTCGGGCGCGATCTCCACGTCGTCCACTCCCCCGGCGAAGTGCGGGTTCAGCGCGGTCAGGCGCCGGGCCAGGTGCTCCCGCGAGACGACCCGGCCGCACGCGAGGCACACCACGCGGTCGTAGCGCCCGTGCAGGTCGAGAACGCCGCCGCTGCCCGCCATCTCGTGCAGCGTGTCCACGTTCTGGGTGATGATTCCGGAGACGACGCCGGCATCCTCCAGCCGGGCCAGGGCGCGGTGCCCGTCGTTGGGGCGCGTGGTGTGCACGTGGCGCCAGCCCACGTGGTTGCGGGCCCAGTAGTGGCGGCGGAAGGCGGCGTCGCCGACGAACTGCTGGTAGGTCATCGGCTTGCGGGGCGGCGAGTCGGGCCCGCGGTAGTCGGGGATGCCGGAGTCCGTCGAGATCCCCGCGCCGGTCAGCGCGACCACCGGTCCCCGCCCCAGGACCGCGCGCATCCGGGCGATTGCGGCCGTGAATTCCCCGGTGTCGAGCGTTTCGGTCACGTTTGCAGGCTATGCGCCCGTGCGCGAGTCCCGGGTCCGGTGGCTGCCGTTCCCGCCGTGGAGCGGTGCCGGTGTCGGCACGACCGGGATTCTCGTGGCCGCACTCCCGCGGCGACCGGTGTGGTGAAATTCCCAGTCGATTGACTTACCCGACTGATAGCGTGACTTGGGGCCTTCCGCCCGACTTCTCCCAGCGTGGGGGAAGCACGGCAGACGGCCGAGGGGTTCGGCGGCCGCGGACACCGGGCCGCGCCGCTAGGGGGAAGCGGGGGATGATCGTGATCGACGGAGGCGGCTCCGCGATCCCGGCTCGCGCATCCGCGCCCGTTCCGCCGCCGACCGCGCCGCCCGATCGGACGTCCGCTCCATGAGCTCGGGGCCGCTTCCGGACGTACCGCGCGCGACGCACCTTGGCCACGGCCTTCCCTTCCGCCGCACCGGACCGACGTCCTCCGGGGGCGGTGTCCGAACGCACTCCTAGGGTTCCGTTTCGGACGAGGGATCCGTCCGCCCGCACCGCCGCCCCTCGGTCCCGCACGACCGCCATGCCCTTCGAATCACCGCTTACACCGCCAACGAGGTATGCCCATGACCGACACCGCGGCCACCGCGTCGCAAACCTCCGACCATCCTCCCGACGCAGCGGCCAAGACACCGCGAGCCGGCCTGCTGATCGGCATGCTGGTCATCTCGGCCTTTGTGATGATCCTCAACGAGACGATCCTGAGTGTCGCCCTGCGCGACCTCACGGTCGCCCTCGGCGTCTCCACCACCACGGTGCAGTGGCTGACCAGCGGCTTCCTGCTCACGATGGCTGTGGTGATCCCCACGACGGGGTTCCTGCTCGAACGGTTCACCCCGCGCCAGGTGTTCCTCGCCTCGCTGACGATGTTCAGCCTGGGAACGCTGCTCTGCGCGGTCGCCCCGGGATTCGCGACGCTGCTGGTCGGACGCGTCGTGCAAGCCTGCGGCACCGCCGTGATGGTGCCGCTGCTGATGACCTCGGTGATGCGGCTCGTCCCGCCGCACCGGCGCGGCGCGACGATGGGCACCATCACCATCGTGATCGCCGTCGCGCCGGCCATCGGCCCGACCATCGGCGGCGCCGTGCTGGCCTCGCTGGGCTGGCGCTGGATGTTCTGGCTGGTCCTGCCGTTGGCGGTGACGGCGCTGGCCATCGGCGCCCGCTGGCTGCGCCTGGACAGCCGCACCCGGTCGGTGCCGCTGGACCTGCTCTCGGTGCTGCTGTCCGCGGTCGGGTTCGGGGGCCTGCTCTACGGCCTGTCCTCCATCGGCGAATCGGGCGGCGGAGGGCACGCGCTGCCGCCGTGGATCCCGGTCGCGATCGGAGGGGTCTCGCTGGCCGTCTTCGTCTGGCGCCAACTCCGCCTCCAGCGCGAGGACCGGGCACTGCTCGACCTGCGCCCTTTCACTCAGCGCAGCTTCGTGGTCTGCCTGATCCTGGCGGGCCTGCTGTTCATGTGCCTGCTGGGCGTAGCGTCGATCCTGCTCCCGCTGTACCTGCAGACCGTCATGGACACGGGCACGTTCGTCAGCGGGCTTGCCGTGCTGCCCGGCGGACTCGTCCTGGGCCTGCTCGGCCGGCCCGTCGGGGCGCTGTTCGACCGCTTCGGCGCCCGGCCGCTCGTGATCCCGGGCGCTCTGGCCATGGCGGTGTCGCTGTGGCTGTTCACCGCGCTGGGTCCGGACTCCTCGCTGGCCGCGGTGATCGCCATCCACGTTGTACTCATGACCGGGCTCGGGTTGATGATGACGCCGCTGATGACCGAGTCGCTGGGGTCCCTGCCCGACCACCTCTACTCCCACGGGAGCGCCATCCTGACCACTCTGCAGCAGGTGGCGGGCGCGTTCGGCACCGCCGTCTTCGTGACCGTGGCGGCCCTGGGCAGTGCCGCGGCAGCGGAGAGCCCCGACGCGGAAGGTCTGCGCATGGCGTTCGTCGTCGCGGGGTGCATCGGGGCAGCGGCGGTGGTTACGGCGCTGTTCGTCCGACGACCCGCCGCTCCCGCCGCAGCGCCGGTCGGCGGTGAGCCGCAGCATCAGCACGAGGAATCCGCCTAGCCCGA is a window from the Streptomonospora litoralis genome containing:
- a CDS encoding Sir2 family NAD-dependent protein deacetylase; its protein translation is MTETLDTGEFTAAIARMRAVLGRGPVVALTGAGISTDSGIPDYRGPDSPPRKPMTYQQFVGDAAFRRHYWARNHVGWRHVHTTRPNDGHRALARLEDAGVVSGIITQNVDTLHEMAGSGGVLDLHGRYDRVVCLACGRVVSREHLARRLTALNPHFAGGVDDVEIAPDADAVLASTRGFTVADCAGCGGMLKPDIVYFGENVPTERVLAGYRLVDDAEALLVAGSSLTVLSGRRFVKRAADQGKPVVIVNRGPTRSDALAALTVDAGCSAVLSALAGAYQA
- a CDS encoding DHA2 family efflux MFS transporter permease subunit — protein: MTDTAATASQTSDHPPDAAAKTPRAGLLIGMLVISAFVMILNETILSVALRDLTVALGVSTTTVQWLTSGFLLTMAVVIPTTGFLLERFTPRQVFLASLTMFSLGTLLCAVAPGFATLLVGRVVQACGTAVMVPLLMTSVMRLVPPHRRGATMGTITIVIAVAPAIGPTIGGAVLASLGWRWMFWLVLPLAVTALAIGARWLRLDSRTRSVPLDLLSVLLSAVGFGGLLYGLSSIGESGGGGHALPPWIPVAIGGVSLAVFVWRQLRLQREDRALLDLRPFTQRSFVVCLILAGLLFMCLLGVASILLPLYLQTVMDTGTFVSGLAVLPGGLVLGLLGRPVGALFDRFGARPLVIPGALAMAVSLWLFTALGPDSSLAAVIAIHVVLMTGLGLMMTPLMTESLGSLPDHLYSHGSAILTTLQQVAGAFGTAVFVTVAALGSAAAAESPDAEGLRMAFVVAGCIGAAAVVTALFVRRPAAPAAAPVGGEPQHQHEESA